One genomic segment of Paraburkholderia caffeinilytica includes these proteins:
- the ubiG gene encoding bifunctional 2-polyprenyl-6-hydroxyphenol methylase/3-demethylubiquinol 3-O-methyltransferase UbiG, with the protein MTNADPHELQKFSDLAHRWWDPNAEFKPLHELNPIRLSWIDSHAHLAGKTVLDIGCGGGILSESMAGLGAHVKGIDLSSQALGVADLHSLESGVTVSYEEIAAEALAAREPGTYDVVTCMEMLEHVPEPAAIVEACKTLVKPGGWVFFSTLNRNVKSYLFAVIGAEYIARMLPKGTHDYARFIRPSELASFVRAAGLRTADIKGIVYNPLSKHFTLSADTSVNYMLACRRDV; encoded by the coding sequence ATGACCAACGCCGATCCCCACGAACTGCAGAAATTTAGCGACCTCGCGCATCGTTGGTGGGACCCGAACGCCGAATTCAAACCACTGCATGAACTCAACCCGATTCGTCTGAGCTGGATCGACTCACACGCGCATCTCGCCGGCAAAACCGTGTTGGATATCGGCTGCGGCGGAGGCATTCTGTCGGAGTCGATGGCCGGATTGGGAGCGCATGTGAAGGGAATCGACCTGTCGAGCCAGGCGCTCGGCGTGGCGGATCTTCACAGCCTTGAAAGTGGTGTAACCGTCAGTTACGAAGAAATCGCCGCCGAAGCACTGGCCGCCCGCGAACCGGGCACTTACGACGTCGTCACCTGCATGGAAATGCTCGAGCACGTGCCCGAACCGGCCGCCATCGTCGAGGCATGCAAGACCCTGGTGAAACCGGGCGGCTGGGTGTTCTTCTCCACGCTGAACCGCAATGTGAAGTCGTATCTATTCGCGGTGATCGGCGCCGAATATATCGCGCGGATGCTGCCCAAGGGTACGCACGACTACGCACGCTTCATCCGCCCGTCTGAATTGGCGAGCTTCGTGCGCGCCGCCGGCCTGCGTACGGCAGACATCAAAGGTATCGTTTATAACCCGCTCAGCAAGCATTTCACCTTGTCCGCCGACACGAGCGTGAACTACATGCTCGCCTGCCGCCGCGACGTCTGA
- the gyrA gene encoding DNA gyrase subunit A, which yields MDQFAKETLPISLEEEMRRSYLDYAMSVIVGRALPDVRDGLKPVHRRVLYAMHELNNDWNRAYKKSARIVGDVIGKYHPHGDTAVYDTIVRMAQDFSLRYMLVDGQGNFGSVDGDNAAAMRYTEIRMAKIGHELLADIDKETVDFTPNYDGSENEPAILPARIPNLLINGSSGIAVGMATNIPPHNLNEVVDACQHLLKNPEATIEELIEIIPAPDFPTAGIIYGVAGVRDGYRTGRGRVVMRALTHFEEIDRGQRMSIIVDELPYQVNKRSLLERIAELVNEKKLEGISDIRDESDKSGMRVVIELKRGEVPEVVLNNLYKATQLQDTFGMNMVALVDGQPKLLNLKEMLSCFLSHRREVLTRRTVYELRKARERGHVLEGLAVALANIDEFIAIIKAAPTPPIAKQELMARPWDSSLVREMLSRAETENASAGGREAYRPEGLNPSFGMQSDGLYRLSDTQAQEILQMRLQRLTGLEQDKIIGEYREVMAQIADLLDILARPERITAIIVDELTSIKAEFGDARRSKIELNATELNTEDLITPQEMVVTMSHAGYVKSQPLSEYSAQKRGGRGKQATAMKEDDWIDTLFIANTHDHILCFSNRGRVYSVKVYEVPQGSRNSRGRPIVNIFPLQDGEKITVVLPVKEFSADKFVFMGTALGTVKKTPLEAFGRVLRKGIIAVGLDDGDYLIGAAITDGQHDVMLFSDSGKAVRFDENDVRPMGREARGVRGMQLEDGQSVIALLVAGDEQQSVLTATENGYGKRTLITEYTRHGRGTKGMIAIQTSERNGKVVAATLVDQEAQIMLITNTGVLIRTRVSEIREMGRATQGVTLISLDEGTKLSGLQQVAEAEADIDAEGDTEGPAEGNNGGEDGGAA from the coding sequence ATGGATCAATTCGCCAAAGAGACTCTGCCAATCTCCCTAGAGGAGGAAATGCGCCGTTCGTATCTCGATTACGCGATGAGCGTGATCGTGGGGCGTGCGCTTCCCGATGTTCGCGATGGCCTGAAGCCGGTGCACCGGCGTGTGCTGTACGCGATGCACGAACTGAATAACGACTGGAACCGGGCTTACAAGAAGTCGGCGCGTATTGTCGGCGACGTCATCGGTAAATATCACCCGCACGGCGACACGGCTGTCTACGACACGATTGTCCGGATGGCGCAGGATTTCTCGCTGCGCTACATGCTGGTGGACGGTCAGGGCAACTTCGGTTCGGTCGACGGCGACAACGCCGCGGCGATGCGGTACACCGAAATCCGCATGGCGAAGATCGGCCACGAACTGCTGGCCGACATCGACAAGGAAACCGTCGACTTCACGCCGAACTACGACGGCAGCGAAAACGAGCCGGCCATCCTGCCGGCGCGCATTCCCAATCTGCTGATCAATGGCTCGTCCGGTATTGCGGTCGGCATGGCGACCAACATCCCGCCGCACAACCTCAACGAGGTTGTCGACGCATGTCAGCACCTGCTGAAAAATCCGGAAGCCACGATCGAGGAGCTGATCGAGATCATCCCGGCGCCTGATTTCCCCACCGCCGGCATCATCTACGGCGTGGCCGGCGTTCGCGACGGTTATCGCACCGGCCGCGGCCGGGTGGTGATGCGCGCGCTCACGCACTTCGAGGAAATCGACCGCGGCCAGCGCATGTCGATCATCGTCGACGAATTGCCGTACCAGGTGAACAAGCGCTCACTTCTGGAGCGCATCGCCGAGCTGGTCAACGAAAAGAAGCTCGAAGGCATCTCCGACATCCGCGACGAATCCGACAAGAGCGGCATGCGCGTCGTGATCGAGCTGAAGCGCGGCGAAGTGCCGGAAGTGGTGCTCAACAATCTGTATAAGGCGACCCAGCTTCAGGACACCTTCGGCATGAACATGGTCGCGCTTGTCGACGGCCAGCCGAAGTTGCTGAACCTGAAGGAAATGCTGTCGTGCTTCCTGTCGCATCGCCGGGAAGTGCTGACGCGGCGCACTGTATACGAACTGCGCAAGGCCCGCGAACGCGGTCACGTGCTCGAAGGCCTGGCGGTCGCGCTCGCCAACATCGACGAGTTCATCGCGATCATCAAGGCCGCGCCGACTCCGCCGATCGCCAAGCAGGAATTGATGGCGCGTCCGTGGGATTCGTCGCTGGTGCGCGAAATGTTGTCGCGCGCCGAGACGGAAAACGCGTCGGCCGGTGGCCGCGAGGCGTATCGTCCGGAGGGGTTGAACCCGTCCTTCGGTATGCAGTCCGACGGCCTCTATCGCTTGTCCGACACCCAGGCTCAGGAAATCCTGCAGATGCGTCTGCAACGCCTGACGGGTCTCGAGCAGGACAAGATCATCGGCGAGTACCGCGAAGTGATGGCGCAAATCGCCGACCTGCTGGACATTCTGGCTCGCCCGGAACGCATTACGGCGATCATCGTCGACGAACTGACGTCGATCAAGGCCGAATTCGGCGACGCGCGCCGCTCGAAGATCGAGCTGAACGCAACCGAGCTGAACACCGAAGATCTGATCACGCCGCAGGAAATGGTCGTGACCATGTCGCACGCCGGCTACGTGAAATCGCAGCCGCTGTCCGAATATAGTGCGCAGAAACGGGGTGGTCGCGGCAAACAGGCCACGGCGATGAAAGAAGACGACTGGATCGACACGTTGTTCATCGCGAACACGCACGATCACATTCTGTGCTTCTCGAATCGCGGTCGCGTCTATAGCGTGAAGGTCTACGAAGTGCCGCAAGGTTCGCGGAACTCGCGCGGCCGTCCGATCGTCAATATCTTCCCGCTTCAGGACGGCGAGAAGATTACGGTTGTCTTGCCGGTCAAGGAATTCTCGGCTGACAAATTCGTCTTTATGGGCACCGCGTTAGGGACCGTAAAAAAGACGCCGTTGGAAGCCTTCGGCCGCGTGTTGCGCAAGGGTATTATTGCGGTCGGTCTGGATGACGGCGACTACCTGATCGGTGCCGCGATTACAGACGGCCAGCATGACGTGATGCTGTTCTCGGATTCGGGCAAGGCAGTGCGCTTCGACGAGAACGACGTCCGTCCCATGGGCCGTGAGGCACGTGGTGTGCGCGGCATGCAACTCGAAGACGGCCAGAGCGTGATCGCGCTGCTGGTGGCGGGCGACGAGCAGCAGTCGGTGCTGACCGCAACCGAAAACGGCTACGGCAAGCGCACGCTGATCACCGAGTACACGCGTCACGGGCGCGGCACGAAGGGGATGATCGCGATCCAGACGTCGGAGCGTAACGGCAAGGTCGTCGCGGCCACGCTGGTGGATCAGGAAGCGCAGATCATGCTGATCACCAATACGGGCGTGCTGATCCGTACCCGCGTATCGGAAATTCGGGAAATGGGGCGCGCAACCCAAGGTGTTACACTCATCAGCCTTGACGAAGGGACCAAGCTTTCAGGTCTGCAACAGGTTGCTGAGGCGGAAGCAGATATCGATGCGGAAGGCGACACCGAGGGTCCTGCCGAAGGCAACAACGGCGGTGAAGACGGTGGCGCTGCCTGA
- the ompA gene encoding outer membrane protein OmpA, translating to MNKLSKLAFIAATAVMAASAMAQSVPASRQATNDNWVNGTGEYVWMNGTNELCWRDAFWTPATANAKCDGALVAQAPTPPAPVAPAAPAITSQKITYQADALFDFDKAILKPAGKEKLDDLASKVGSLNLEVIVATGYTDRIGSDKYNDRLSLRRAQAVKAYLVSKGIESNRIYTEGKGKRNPVTTGCNQKNHKQLVACLAPDRRVEVEVVGTSKQ from the coding sequence ATGAATAAACTTTCAAAGCTCGCGTTCATTGCAGCTACCGCAGTTATGGCTGCATCCGCCATGGCGCAATCGGTGCCGGCGTCGCGACAAGCCACGAACGACAACTGGGTGAATGGTACCGGCGAATACGTGTGGATGAACGGCACGAACGAGCTTTGCTGGCGCGATGCATTCTGGACGCCGGCAACGGCCAATGCTAAGTGCGATGGCGCCCTGGTTGCCCAGGCTCCGACCCCGCCGGCTCCGGTCGCACCTGCTGCACCGGCTATCACGAGCCAAAAGATTACGTATCAAGCTGACGCTCTGTTCGACTTCGACAAGGCTATCCTGAAGCCGGCTGGCAAGGAAAAGCTGGACGATCTGGCATCGAAGGTCGGTTCGCTGAACCTGGAAGTCATCGTTGCAACGGGTTACACGGACCGTATCGGTTCGGACAAGTACAACGACCGTCTGTCGCTGCGCCGCGCTCAAGCTGTCAAGGCATACCTGGTGAGCAAGGGCATCGAATCCAACCGTATCTATACGGAAGGCAAGGGCAAGCGCAACCCGGTCACGACCGGTTGCAACCAGAAGAACCACAAGCAACTCGTCGCCTGCCTCGCACCGGATCGCCGCGTGGAAGTCGAAGTTGTCGGTACTTCGAAGCAGTAA